A single genomic interval of uncultured Pseudodesulfovibrio sp. harbors:
- a CDS encoding DUF2867 domain-containing protein produces the protein MSDSEAYLKSITDFAPLFDKADYADGESIDGSSDLRHFIPKFIYYSPAWLVFLYKVRGALAKLMGLKRPDIPNTPPAPEDVSFTPGDMCQVFTVTHGKDNQYIAVAIDDTHLIARILVAAEQHETGVTRFHVGTTVEHQNWKGPVYMTLIKPFHRMIVRNMMEAGVKP, from the coding sequence ATGTCTGACTCAGAAGCCTACCTCAAGTCCATCACGGATTTCGCCCCGTTGTTCGACAAGGCCGACTATGCGGACGGAGAAAGCATCGACGGTTCCAGTGACTTACGCCACTTCATCCCCAAGTTCATTTACTACTCCCCTGCATGGCTTGTCTTTCTCTACAAGGTCAGGGGAGCATTGGCCAAATTAATGGGCCTTAAACGACCAGACATCCCCAACACACCACCGGCACCGGAAGATGTTTCCTTCACTCCGGGAGACATGTGCCAAGTTTTTACCGTTACACACGGGAAAGACAACCAATACATAGCTGTGGCGATTGACGACACGCACCTGATTGCGCGCATTCTTGTTGCGGCAGAGCAACATGAAACCGGCGTCACTCGATTTCATGTGGGAACCACGGTCGAGCATCAGAACTGGAAAGGTCCCGTTTACATGACTCTGATCAAGCCATTTCATCGCATGATAGTACGAAACATGATGGAGGCTGGAGTCAAGCCGTAA
- a CDS encoding cytochrome c biogenesis protein CcdA, whose amino-acid sequence MKQLSPLLFLFFIILLGSPAHALDTPKSDLLHTQVSFYRLLDEARQTSGLSGTLLVALQLDLQPDWYTYADDPGGMGKPTKLTGTTASGTPVTTFYPKGIRKPDSFDPSVMVNTYKSGTKLFVLIPGSDARAFPLSLRLDLLLCHPTKCVPMRRDISIPQPSAPLDSLPQASQQDWWPQLIELIGKKTASSGQLPDSAEASASSIKWDFTPKYLQPGLEVTSLLSAILMGLLAGLILNIMPCVLPVVSLKLSALLNSSSMESKSERIAAFREHNIFFSLGVLSFFLFLAIVLGATGSAWGALFQNQWLVLGVAAIILALSLSLFGLFHLPVIDLKFGSKNKNPHVQAFFTGNLTTLLATPCSGPFLGGVLSWALIQGPVVIATVFISIGIGMAFPYLLLAMNPGLSRFLPKSGPWIEFVEKGIAFFLVATAFYLFSIAVGSESLRFLAPLWALLFGGWLWIRTKAAKFTAKWATRTASLILLALLVVWTTPTEQDTQVWEEFIPIALQEIIGTKPLLIDFTADWCPTCKALEASVLTDENVMHWKKTFGVTFIKVDMTQSTPEAENLLRALGSASIPTAAFFPAGPDSRSPLVLRDIFTKSQLENILESWEK is encoded by the coding sequence ATGAAACAACTATCCCCCCTGCTCTTCTTGTTTTTCATTATCCTGCTCGGCAGTCCGGCGCATGCGCTCGATACGCCGAAAAGCGATCTGCTGCACACGCAAGTCTCCTTTTACAGACTCTTGGATGAGGCCCGACAAACGTCCGGCCTTTCCGGGACACTCCTCGTGGCTTTGCAACTGGATTTGCAGCCGGACTGGTATACCTATGCCGACGATCCCGGCGGAATGGGTAAACCGACTAAGCTGACGGGAACAACCGCAAGCGGCACCCCGGTGACGACATTCTATCCCAAGGGAATCCGCAAGCCGGATTCATTCGACCCATCAGTCATGGTCAATACATATAAAAGCGGCACAAAACTGTTCGTTTTGATTCCCGGCAGCGACGCGCGCGCTTTCCCCCTGTCCCTTCGCCTCGATCTCTTGCTATGCCACCCCACCAAATGCGTTCCCATGAGACGCGATATATCCATACCGCAACCGAGCGCCCCGCTGGACAGCCTGCCGCAGGCCTCTCAGCAGGACTGGTGGCCTCAATTGATTGAATTGATCGGCAAAAAAACAGCCTCATCAGGTCAGCTCCCTGATTCAGCCGAAGCATCAGCATCTTCGATCAAATGGGATTTCACCCCAAAATATTTGCAACCGGGGCTTGAAGTCACAAGCCTGCTTTCGGCAATTCTCATGGGGCTGTTGGCTGGCTTGATACTCAACATCATGCCCTGCGTACTCCCGGTAGTCAGCCTCAAGCTCTCTGCCCTGCTCAACTCCAGTTCAATGGAAAGCAAAAGTGAACGCATTGCCGCATTCAGGGAACACAACATATTCTTTTCGCTCGGCGTGCTGTCCTTTTTCCTGTTTCTCGCCATCGTGCTTGGCGCGACCGGATCGGCATGGGGTGCGCTCTTCCAGAATCAGTGGCTGGTGCTCGGCGTCGCCGCAATCATTCTTGCGCTCTCATTAAGTCTATTCGGACTTTTCCATTTGCCTGTCATTGATCTCAAATTCGGAAGCAAAAACAAAAATCCGCACGTACAGGCCTTTTTCACCGGCAACCTGACAACGCTACTCGCCACGCCCTGTAGCGGCCCATTTCTCGGCGGCGTCCTCAGCTGGGCACTTATTCAAGGCCCGGTCGTTATCGCCACCGTATTCATATCAATAGGTATCGGCATGGCTTTTCCATATCTGCTTCTGGCCATGAATCCCGGCCTGTCTCGTTTTCTTCCCAAGTCCGGACCATGGATAGAATTCGTGGAAAAAGGCATCGCCTTCTTCCTGGTTGCAACGGCCTTCTACCTCTTCTCCATCGCTGTCGGCAGCGAATCCTTACGATTCCTCGCCCCACTCTGGGCCTTGCTGTTCGGTGGTTGGCTCTGGATTCGCACCAAAGCAGCCAAGTTCACGGCAAAATGGGCTACACGCACAGCTTCTCTGATTCTGCTGGCACTGTTAGTCGTCTGGACTACCCCCACAGAACAAGACACCCAAGTATGGGAAGAATTTATCCCGATTGCCTTGCAGGAAATCATCGGCACGAAGCCCCTTCTAATAGACTTCACCGCAGACTGGTGTCCCACATGCAAAGCCCTTGAAGCATCTGTTTTGACTGATGAGAATGTCATGCATTGGAAGAAAACATTCGGCGTAACATTCATCAAGGTAGACATGACCCAATCGACACCAGAGGCCGAGAACCTGTTGCGCGCCCTTGGCAGTGCGAGCATTCCCACTGCCGCCTTTTTCCCTGCCGGACCGGATAGCCGCTCTCCGCTTGTCCTGCGCGACATCTTTACAAAGTCACAGCTTGAAAACATCTTGGAATCGTGGGAAAAGTAG
- a CDS encoding iron-containing alcohol dehydrogenase: MLNFQYYMPTRVIFGPDTLDQLGDTPHLPRGSKAMIVIGESGVMLKLGYLARVQSLLSKQDVQTIVYDKIRPNPESDYIDEAAAICRDSDVDFVIGLGGGSTIDSAKAIAVLATNTGKYWDYMQSGSGGGQAPEKAALPIVAIPTTAGTGTEADPWTVITKSGSNEKIGWGNDDTFPHLSIVDPKLMLSVPSKQTAYTGMDAFFHAVEAYLATCRQPASDMLALEAVHLIAHTLPEAVADGDNLEARTVMAWASSAAGLCESYSSCISHHSLEHALSAFHPDLPHGAGLVMLSKAYFAFLAAMGEERLGDLALAMGDTLEEEVEEEINGLAFIDALDKLITEVGLADEKLSDYGVTREEIPTLAENAITTMGKLFDVTPISMSIEDVIAIFEEAYE; this comes from the coding sequence ATGCTCAATTTTCAATACTACATGCCGACCCGTGTCATCTTCGGACCGGACACTCTCGATCAACTCGGCGACACGCCGCACCTGCCCCGCGGCTCCAAGGCCATGATCGTCATCGGCGAATCCGGCGTCATGCTCAAACTCGGTTATCTTGCCCGCGTTCAGAGCCTGTTGTCCAAGCAGGATGTTCAGACCATCGTCTACGACAAAATCCGCCCCAATCCGGAATCCGACTACATTGATGAAGCTGCCGCCATCTGTCGCGACAGCGATGTCGATTTTGTCATCGGCCTCGGCGGAGGCTCCACCATTGACTCCGCAAAAGCCATCGCCGTTCTGGCCACCAACACCGGAAAGTACTGGGACTACATGCAGAGCGGCAGCGGTGGTGGACAGGCGCCCGAAAAGGCAGCCCTGCCCATCGTTGCCATTCCGACCACAGCAGGTACTGGCACTGAAGCCGATCCATGGACCGTCATCACCAAATCCGGTTCCAACGAAAAGATCGGCTGGGGCAACGACGACACATTCCCCCATCTGTCCATCGTGGACCCGAAACTCATGCTTTCGGTCCCCTCGAAACAGACTGCGTACACGGGCATGGACGCCTTTTTCCATGCCGTTGAAGCCTACCTCGCAACCTGCCGCCAGCCCGCAAGCGACATGCTCGCCCTTGAAGCGGTCCACCTCATCGCGCACACCCTACCCGAGGCGGTTGCCGATGGTGACAATCTTGAAGCGCGCACGGTCATGGCATGGGCCTCTTCCGCAGCAGGTCTGTGTGAATCATATTCGTCCTGCATTTCACACCATTCTCTGGAACATGCGCTGTCCGCTTTCCATCCGGACCTGCCGCATGGTGCCGGACTGGTGATGCTCTCCAAGGCCTACTTCGCCTTTCTTGCGGCCATGGGTGAAGAACGTCTCGGCGACCTCGCGCTTGCCATGGGCGACACGCTGGAAGAGGAAGTTGAAGAAGAAATCAACGGACTGGCCTTCATCGATGCTCTGGACAAACTCATCACAGAGGTCGGTCTGGCTGACGAAAAGCTCTCCGACTACGGCGTAACCCGTGAGGAGATTCCGACACTGGCTGAAAACGCAATCACGACGATGGGAAAACTTTTCGACGTAACGCCGATCAGCATGTCCATCGAAGATGTCATAGCCATTTTCGAAGAAGCATACGAATAG